In a single window of the Streptomyces sp. NBC_00094 genome:
- a CDS encoding amino acid ABC transporter ATP-binding protein, whose product MSESLLRIRGLRKQYGERLVLRSIDLDVAEHQVVCLIGGSGSGKSTLLRCVDLLEVVDDGTVHLSETELTDPRLDPDVARRRIGIVFQAYNLFPHLSVLDNITLAPRQVHGVPRRKAEASARELLDRLGLADKVHEHPDRLSGGQQQRAAIARALATEPELLLFDEITSALDPELVGEVLDVVADLKRRGLTILMATHEMDFARRVADRVCFLEGGVIVEQGTAEQVLTAPREQATRRFLARALDRS is encoded by the coding sequence ATGAGCGAGTCGCTGCTGCGCATCCGCGGCCTCCGCAAGCAGTACGGGGAGCGGCTGGTGCTGCGCTCGATCGACCTGGACGTCGCCGAGCACCAGGTCGTCTGTCTGATCGGCGGCTCGGGTTCGGGCAAGTCGACCCTGCTGCGCTGTGTGGACCTGCTGGAGGTCGTCGACGACGGGACCGTCCACCTGAGCGAGACCGAGCTGACCGATCCCCGTCTCGACCCCGACGTCGCCCGCCGTCGGATCGGCATCGTCTTCCAGGCGTACAACCTCTTCCCGCATCTGAGCGTGCTGGACAACATCACGCTCGCGCCGCGCCAGGTCCACGGCGTCCCGCGCAGGAAGGCCGAGGCCTCGGCCCGCGAGCTGCTCGACCGCCTCGGGCTCGCGGACAAGGTGCACGAACACCCCGACCGGCTCTCCGGCGGACAGCAGCAGCGGGCGGCGATCGCCCGCGCCCTGGCCACCGAGCCGGAGCTGCTGCTCTTCGACGAGATCACCTCGGCCCTCGATCCCGAACTGGTCGGCGAGGTCCTGGACGTCGTCGCCGACCTGAAGCGGCGCGGCCTGACCATCCTGATGGCCACCCACGAGATGGACTTCGCCCGGCGGGTCGCGGACCGGGTCTGCTTCCTGGAGGGCGGCGTGATCGTGGAGCAGGGCACCGCGGAGCAGGTGCTCACCGCTCCGCGGGAGCAGGCCACGCGGCGCTTCCTCGCCCGCGCACTCGACCGTTCCTAG
- a CDS encoding PhzF family phenazine biosynthesis protein, producing the protein MNSVRETPGVLRYTAFSDDPEGGNPAGVVLDATGLGDEEMLAIAAEVGYSESAFLTAPFEGAGSGASDAGRTYTIRYFSPKAEVPFCGHATVATAVALAERIGPGDLVFTTRAGTVPVTVTREGGVLRATLTSVEPHIEEVAADDLAEALAALDWPAGDLDPALPPRIAFAGARHLILAAASRERLARLAYDFARLEALMHRLDLTTLQLVWRASAEVFHVRGPFPVGGVVEDPATGAAAAAFGAYARELGLVPEATVLTLHQGEDMGRPGVLTVELRAGDRRIRVGGAGTRISA; encoded by the coding sequence ATGAACTCCGTACGGGAAACCCCCGGCGTCCTGCGTTACACCGCTTTTTCCGACGATCCCGAGGGGGGCAATCCCGCTGGAGTCGTCCTCGATGCCACGGGCCTCGGCGACGAGGAGATGCTGGCGATCGCGGCCGAAGTCGGCTACAGCGAGAGCGCGTTCCTGACAGCGCCGTTCGAGGGAGCGGGCTCCGGCGCATCGGACGCCGGGCGCACGTACACCATCCGCTACTTCAGCCCCAAGGCGGAGGTGCCCTTCTGCGGTCACGCCACCGTCGCGACGGCGGTGGCCCTCGCTGAGCGCATCGGCCCCGGCGATCTGGTGTTCACCACGCGTGCCGGGACCGTGCCGGTCACCGTGACGCGGGAGGGCGGGGTACTGCGGGCCACGCTCACGAGCGTCGAGCCGCACATCGAGGAGGTCGCGGCCGATGACCTGGCAGAGGCACTCGCCGCGCTCGACTGGCCGGCCGGCGACCTCGATCCCGCCCTGCCTCCCCGCATCGCCTTCGCGGGCGCCCGTCATCTGATCCTTGCCGCCGCGAGCCGAGAGCGCCTGGCCCGCCTGGCGTACGACTTCGCCCGCCTGGAGGCCCTGATGCACCGGCTCGACCTGACGACGCTGCAGTTGGTCTGGCGCGCCTCTGCGGAGGTCTTTCACGTCCGCGGGCCGTTCCCGGTGGGCGGTGTGGTGGAGGACCCGGCGACCGGGGCGGCGGCGGCCGCCTTCGGCGCGTACGCCCGTGAGCTCGGACTCGTGCCCGAGGCGACGGTCCTCACCCTCCACCAAGGGGAGGACATGGGACGTCCTGGCGTCCTGACGGTGGAACTGCGGGCGGGCGACCGGCGGATCAGGGTCGGCGGCGCAGGGACCCGCATCTCGGCCTGA
- a CDS encoding ABC transporter substrate-binding protein, with translation MSRTRISLAASAAALVALAAAGCAPQPQNTPAAAGAKDAALCTTDSPSLHKRGRLTVATDSPAYEPWFDSNTPSNGKGFESAVAYAVAEKLGFERDQVKWVVEPFAHSYAPGPKAFDFDINQISITPQRAKAVDFSTSYYTANQAILALDGSAFAKATSLSAFKDAKIGVQVATTSYQAVLDQIKPSKQPSVFSTTKDEVTALRNGQIDAIVTDLPTVFYLAGAELENGEIVGQFGYAGGTPEKFGLLLPKDSGYTSCVNQALDELKADGTLARLTTQWLSASANVPELKR, from the coding sequence ATGTCCCGTACCCGCATATCCCTGGCGGCCTCCGCCGCCGCCCTCGTCGCGCTGGCGGCGGCCGGCTGCGCGCCGCAGCCGCAGAACACCCCCGCAGCGGCCGGCGCCAAGGACGCCGCCCTGTGCACGACCGACAGCCCGAGCCTCCACAAGCGCGGCCGGCTCACCGTCGCGACCGACTCCCCGGCCTATGAACCGTGGTTCGACAGCAACACCCCGTCGAACGGAAAAGGCTTCGAAAGCGCCGTGGCCTATGCAGTGGCCGAAAAGCTGGGCTTCGAACGCGACCAGGTGAAATGGGTCGTCGAGCCTTTCGCCCATTCGTACGCCCCCGGCCCCAAGGCTTTCGACTTCGACATCAACCAGATCTCCATCACGCCGCAGCGCGCGAAAGCCGTCGATTTCTCCACCAGTTACTACACGGCCAATCAGGCCATCCTGGCACTCGACGGATCCGCGTTCGCGAAGGCCACGTCCCTGAGCGCCTTCAAGGACGCCAAGATCGGCGTGCAGGTCGCGACGACCAGCTACCAGGCCGTGCTCGACCAGATCAAGCCCTCGAAGCAGCCGAGCGTCTTCAGTACCACCAAGGACGAGGTCACCGCGCTGCGGAACGGTCAGATCGACGCGATCGTCACCGACCTGCCCACCGTCTTCTACCTGGCCGGGGCGGAGCTGGAGAACGGCGAGATCGTCGGCCAGTTCGGCTACGCGGGCGGCACCCCCGAGAAGTTCGGTCTGCTGCTGCCGAAGGACAGCGGGTACACCTCGTGCGTCAACCAGGCCCTCGACGAACTCAAGGCCGACGGCACTCTCGCCAGGCTCACCACGCAGTGGCTTTCCGCCTCGGCGAACGTCCCCGAGCTGAAGCGATAA
- a CDS encoding amino acid ABC transporter permease encodes MDIGKTAVPDRSAASPGTYDTDYRPSDHERERQRYRRSRKRRHTWVSTLCTLLGLVAVGAAAVASPGWERVDSLFFDGAELRSAFPDLLRGFWLNIQMFLVAEVLILVLGLLIALVRVTRAPGLQPLRLAATVYVDVFRGVPTLLLIFLVGFGLPALQLQGTPSEPWILGVIALTLSYTAYVAEVFRAGLNSVHPAQRNAARALGLNERQTVRHVVLPQAVRNVLPPLLNDFIALQKDTALVAVLGPLEALRAAQIKADYDFNYTPYLGAALLFIAVTIPLTRFADRLQRRAAQRTWAGAGR; translated from the coding sequence GTGGACATCGGCAAGACAGCCGTACCGGACCGGTCGGCCGCCTCTCCGGGCACGTACGACACCGACTACCGGCCCAGCGACCACGAACGGGAGCGGCAGCGGTACCGCCGCTCCCGCAAACGCCGCCACACCTGGGTCTCCACCCTCTGCACCCTGCTCGGCCTGGTGGCGGTAGGCGCGGCCGCGGTGGCCTCACCGGGCTGGGAGCGCGTCGACAGTCTGTTCTTCGACGGCGCCGAGCTCCGCTCCGCCTTCCCCGACCTCCTCCGGGGCTTCTGGCTCAACATCCAGATGTTCCTCGTCGCCGAGGTGCTGATCCTCGTCCTGGGACTGCTGATCGCCCTGGTGCGGGTGACCCGCGCACCGGGTCTCCAGCCGCTGCGGCTCGCCGCCACGGTCTACGTGGACGTCTTCCGCGGCGTACCGACCCTGCTGCTGATCTTCCTCGTCGGCTTCGGACTACCGGCGCTGCAACTGCAGGGCACCCCCTCCGAGCCCTGGATCCTCGGCGTGATCGCCCTCACCCTCTCCTACACCGCGTACGTCGCCGAGGTGTTCCGGGCGGGACTGAACTCGGTCCACCCGGCCCAACGGAACGCCGCCCGGGCCCTGGGCCTCAACGAGCGGCAGACCGTGCGGCACGTCGTCCTGCCCCAGGCCGTGCGCAACGTGCTGCCGCCCCTGCTCAACGACTTCATCGCCCTGCAGAAGGACACGGCACTGGTCGCCGTCCTCGGTCCGCTCGAGGCGCTGCGGGCCGCGCAGATCAAGGCGGACTACGACTTCAACTACACCCCGTACCTGGGAGCGGCCCTCTTGTTCATCGCGGTGACCATCCCGCTGACCCGCTTCGCCGACCGGCTCCAGCGGCGGGCGGCGCAGCGCACCTGGGCGGGGGCGGGCCGATGA